The genomic region GGCTTATGTTATTCAATTTTAAATAGTGATGAAGTATCAAACTTAGAAAAAGGTTCTAATTGGTCTTATGGTATGAATATTCCAGACGATAAAGAGCTAACATATCATTTTATTAATAAGGGTAGCTTTAATGTTTATAACCCTAGCGACATTGCTATTAATCCTTATTTACAAAACGATAAACTAACTATTCAAATTAAATTTACAGGTAATAATATTACAATTAAAAATACTACTAATGGCAGTAACTGGACGTATAACAAGAGTGGTAATGGTAAAGACATAATCTTATTGAATGGTGTTAATAGTAGCATTAATGGTAGTCCATGCTCTAAAGATACTAATTTTGGACATATTCAACTAGAAAAGGGAGACAATAATATTACTATCTCTGGTGCTAACACTAGCGATATTACTTTTAGTTTTCCTTTTGCATATATAGCTTAAGGAGGGGTTCAAATATGAAAGATAAACTAGTTATAAAAAACAATGAATATCAAGAACCTCTAAATAGTGTTTTAGCTGATTCATTCCAAGAAACTATTACAGTTAATCAAGCATGGCAATTACAATTTAATGCGTATGATGATGGAAGTGTTGCTTTTAGTTTATTACAAGCACAAAACAGCATTTTATGGAAGGGACAAGAATTTATAATAAAACAGTCCCAGCCAACATATGCTAATAGTCTCAATACTACGCAAGTAACCGCTACTCATATTGGCTATGATGTTAGTAGAGTATTCCAACATAATTCTAATAGTGGAACTAAGACATATAGCGTTAATGACGTATTAAGTTATTATTTGAGTGGTAATAGTTTTGGTTATAGTTGGGAAGTAATAGGGAACTTTGATAAGCAACAGATAGATAATCTGGGCAATTCAAATGGACAAGACATGCTATCAAAAATAACAAGTACGTGGAGTAATGCAGTAATTACTTTTGATAACAAGAAAATTAAAGTATACAACGCAGATGATTTTTATAAGGATAATTCTAAAGTAATTACATATCTAGGCAATAGTAACTCTATTCAACTCACTTATGATAGTACTAGCTTAGTAAATAAATTGTATTGTGTAAGTGATGGCAATAGTACAGAGGAGAACAGTAAACCACCTTTTAATCCGTTTTATGTACAAGATGATGCAAGTATAAAGAAGTATGGTATCTATGAAGGTAATACCCTTAGCGATAATAGATTTACTGATGCTAACTCAATGAGGGAGTATGCTAAAACACAATTACAACCAGAACCAAGCCTAAGCATTCAAGTTCAATTTCTGAATGGTACTAAGGGTTATAACATTGGTGATATTTGTACTTTAATTATTCCCGAACTTGATTTAAAGACTAAAGTAAAGGTTACTCAAGTTACTTTATATCCACTTAGTGATAATGCACAAAATCAAGCACAACTTGAGAATACAGCTAAGACAATCTTAAATTATAATGAATCCTTGCACAATTACACTAAGGCTCAAGCAACAATACAATCAAATGTAAGTACCTCTATATCAAATGCTATTCAATCTAACCAAGAAGAAATTAATAAGATTAATGAAAGTCTTAAGCAATCTTCACAAACTGTTACAAATGATTATGGCAGTATTATATATACCTTAAATAATGGTGTAGTTTATGTTAATGCAACTTTTACTAATATTGTAAAAAATACTACTTTTAATGTTCCTAGTGGATATGGTAGCAAGACAACCATTAATAATAGTTTAATTGTTAATAGTTCAGGTACTAATTACATTCTTAATTATAGTATTTCAGATACAACGCTAACTATTACTAATATTAGTGATTTAGCAGGTAATGCAGTTGCTAAAATAACAAGTTGTACCGCAAACTTTAACTATTTAATTTAGAAAGGAGTAAGTAACATGGACTTGACTAACATCAATTTATCCACTTGGAGCGGAAACCCAAGTACATTCTATTCCACTAATTTAGGTAATTTTAAAGCTATTAATAATTTTATTTCTAACTGGAATAATGCAAGTAGTACTAATGATTATTTGACCCCTATAACTATTGAACTAGATACAACCGATTATACAAATACAAATAGGAATGCTTATAATCAATTTTTAGAGAATACTAAAAAGATTAATAGCTTTTTGGGTTCATACATTGATATGTATAGGCTTACTGATTTTGATTACATTTATACTGATGTATCAATTCCGAAAAATACAGAGTTTAACAGAGTCGCAATTAATGAGTATTGGACTAGCTTAAATAATCATCTTAATTTCTTAATTAATCAAGTAAAAGCATTCTAATTATTAAGGTAGGTAATTCCTACCTTATTTTTTATGCTCTTACAAAGCGTTATAGAGATATTACAACAATAGGAGGTTATAAGAATGGCAACACCTAATAATATGATAGCTTTGTTGGGTAGTGATGATTATATCGAATCTATCCCAAGCACAAGCGTGGTTAATGGTCGTTTAAGATACATTGTGCTTGATGTAGACAAGCCAGGTAAATTATTCTTTAATTTGCAAGACGTATTTAACGCAACCGTAGGCGAAAAAAATAAGATTTTACCTATGCAATTCCGAAGAGGTGGCGAACCTATTCCATTGAATAATATTCAAATTTCTATGGATGGAACTTATCCAAGTGGCACAGGTTTTCACGTCGTAGGGGACGAATTGGACGCAAATAGTGCAGTTACTCAATTTACTTTACTTGATGGACTATTTCAAGAAGTGGGCGATTATGTCTTTACGTTCACTATTAAAAATACAGCAACAGGCGCAAAAGAAACCTCACGCCCTTGTTTCTTCTCTGTAAGTCAAAATATTAATAGTTTGGCTATTGATTGGAGTAACGGGGTAAGTCCTTACGATTCTGAATTTGATAAATGGAAAACAGAAGTTACAGCCCAAGTAAATAATCTTAAGACAGACATTAATAATTTATCTGATTCTGTTAATACTTTAGATAGTACAGTAAGAACTTACCAAACAACAGTTAATACAGCCGTTGATAATAAATTTAATGATAAGTTAGCTAGTGATAATACTTGGACTGGAGCTAATACTTTTAATGGTGGTCTAACTGCTAACAATGTTAATAGTACTAATGCTACTATTAATACCTTAAATGGTACTACTATTAATGGTACAGATGTTAAATTAAATAACAAATCTCTCAAATGGACTAAGAGCGGTGATTGTACCCTTCAAGGGTTATCAAGTAATGACGGCGGTACGCATATTTCTTATTGGGTTAATGCTAATACACTTTATATCACTGGTTGGGTAGATAAACCTAAGACAGCCTATAAAACATTTAAGGCTTATATACCAACATCAATCACTAAAAGAGCATTAAACGTACAGAATTACTATGTAGCTGTAAATGACTACGACTGGAACAATCCAAGTACAGCAACAAACCCTACTGAATTTCACTTAGACGGGAATCAAGGAATTATCTATGTTAATGGTTCAGGGAATGATGGTGGTGCTCGTTTAGATTGGGTTATTCCATTAAAAGACGCTTAGGGGGTGTAATTAATGTTAGGTTATTTTTTAGATAATGAAGGCTTTATCTCTTATGTAGACTATGTAGATGAAAATACAGTAGGAAACTACACGACACAACCTATTCCCGCAGGTTTAAATAAACCTAAATGGAATGGAGGTGCTTGGGTTGAAGGTATGACTAATGGCGAATTAGATAACATACACGGAGAAGCAATGCAACCAAATGCAACAGAAATCTTCCAAGCACAAATGTTAGTAAGGTTAGCAAGTATGCAACAAGCTATCACTGATTTACAAAATCAAGTAGGAGGTGCACAATAGTATGTTTGAAATGATTAAAAACTTTTATAACTTAGGATTATATACACCAACAGATTTAGATTTATTTGTTAGTGTTGGTTATATCACCCCTGAACAAAAAGAAGAAATTATTAATCCTCCAAAAGTAGAAGAATCAACTAAATAAACATAATAGGTAGGTATATCCTACCTATTTTTTTTTGTACCTTTTAAAAACGTTATAGGAATATCTAAAACAACAGGAGGTAAAGAAATGAAAAATTTAACTCTTTTAAATGATAATACCAATATTAAGTTAAATGATACGGGTACAGTTATCCAATTTAAAGCAAGTAACGAAGGGCAACCCGTAGGGCTTTCAAACGGACAAAATGCAGTATTTAGAATTAAAAATGAATTAGGTTTTCTTAAGTCTGTTCAAGCAACTACTAGCTATGGTGGCTATGTATTTGAATTAGATACAAGTAATTTAAGTGATTTAGTACCAGATACATACCAAGTAGAATTATTAGTTCAAGTTGACTCTGATAATGCTTTAATTTTTCCAGATAATGGATTTATTGATTTTACGATTACTAAAAATGCTCTAAACATTATAGGCGAACAACTCCCAGTAATGAGTTTAGACGATTTCACAAAACAATTTGATAACTATGTTCAATCTGTAAAACAAGGACCACAAGGACCACAAGGTGTTCAAGGTCCAAAAGGGGACAAGGGAGATAAAGGTAACGCTGGGGCAATTACAACAGTTAAGAGTGTAAAATCTCTTCTTGATTTATTTAGTAAATATTATCAAATCGACGCAAGCCGTGCCAGTGTTGGTACGGGTGATTATAATTATTACGATAAAAATAATTTGACTTTGTATAATTACCAATACAACGGCGAAACAGTCGCATATTATCCTTACAACAGTGGTTCGGGTTCAAGTGCTACATTGAGTCCTATTCCTTTAGACAAAGGTTGTCAAAACAGTGGTATTCAAATTGATTTTGATTTAGTAACGACTGCGGACGGTGGAACATTTACGGTTGTGTTACCTGATTTTCCAAGTGTTATCTTACCAGTTAATGAAATTAAACAAGGTACTAATCATTATAGTTTTTTTGCTCAAACGGGTTCAGTTCCTAGCTCTGCTTATTTTGTAAATATGGGATTAAAATTAAGCAATTATACAGGACAATTAGGAATAAAAAACCTAGTCGTAAGAGTGAATAATGCGTTTGTTGATTATGAAAAAACATATGATGCAATGATTAAGAATATTAATTCATCAATTAATGGAAAAGCAGATACTGATGAATTAGATTTGTTCGATAGTGGATTATTTGATAGTATCAAACCTTATTTGACAGAAAAAGATAATCTATCAAATAGCATAGAACAAGCGTTGCATGAAACTATTACAAATACCAATGATTTAATTAATGCAACAAATAACAATCTTTCAAAATTTGCAAGTTCATCAATGGTTATGAGTCCAACTAATGTTAAAGGTGGAAATGTTAGTGCTTTTGGAGATATGGATTACAATGAAATTCAAAATCAAGGAGAAGCATTAAATTTAAACACTATCACAGTATCACTTTTAGTTCGTTGCGATAGTGCTACCAGTTCGACCTTGACTGTTACTGATGATGATTGGGCAAAGGTAAAAGCAGACGTTGCAGCATTGAAACAACGTGGATTTAAGATTTTAATTCAACCATACCCATATATCGCTAATGGTTCAGTAGCGGAAGTTGACTGGAATCCAAGTGATATAACTACTTGGTTTAATCAATATTCAGAAATACTACAACAAATAGCGGAATACGCACAATCTGAAAAACTTTATGGAATGTATGTAGCTACTAACCTTGTACATCTTGAACAGTACGAAGATAAGTGGGTATCAATTATTCAAAATGTCAAGAAAACATATTCAGGTAAAGTATTTTTTAGAACAAACTGGTGGAAAACAGCAAGTTGGGCTCCTGAAACTGTTACAGCATATCAAGCTACATTAAACAGAACATTTTGGCAATACGTTGATGTAATTGCGATTGCTGCTTATTTTGAAGTTACAGACGAGCAGAATCCAGGTTCAGAAACGTTACAAAAAGAACTGCATGCAACCGAGATTTACGACCGTAAACAAGATATTGTTACTGAAATTAAGAATTTTCATGATAAATGGAATAAACCTGTTTTCTTTGGCGAATTAGGATTGCCACCTTATTCAAATGCTCCAAGTAAACCATATGATAACCAAATGGATAAGACAAGTAAATATAGTGAAGTAGTTCAATCTAATTGGTTTGACGCATGGTATACAGTATTTAGTCAATTTGATTGGTGGTTAGGATATTCCATTTTTGAAATTGGTTCTAACTCCAGTTATAATCCTTATGGCAAAATGGCAAGCTCTACAATTCGTATGCAAGTATTTGGTGGAGAAAACAAGCCAACAAGCATGATTAGTAAAGATGTTCCTAATGTTCCAACTAAAGGAGATATTTGGTTTGTTAGTGATGATAGCAATAATATTACAGCCATAAAAAGTTGGAATGGTACAGAGTGGGTTCAATTCAATTTGAAATTAAATTAAATTAAGGAGATGTAAATATGAGTATTTTGGGCTTGTCCGCACAAGATTGGGTAGCTCTTTTAAGTATTGTATCTACCGCCGTTGGTGTTTTAATTTGGGGGTTTAGAAAAGCCTTTCATACCGTATATGAGAAGGAAAGTAAGAACCAACAAGAACTTACATCAAGACTAATTAACATCATGGACGATTTCAAGCATACACAATGTAATTTAAATGAAACCATGAAAGAAATTCAAAACGATTTAAAACAAACAAATGCAACTATAAATAATCATGAAGTAAGACTTTCAGTAGTCGAAGAAAAAATAAAAGATTAATTTTAAGAGGGTTATTATATCCCTCTTTTTTAATGTCGTTATAGATATATCACAAAATAAAAGGAGGCAAACAAATGCTAAAAGATAAATTAAAAAGATTGTCTTTAGGTCTTGCAACTGTATTTACAGCTGTTGGTATTGGTGTTAGTGCTAGTGCTGATAGTGTTAGAAGCTATGGTACTGATTTGAGTAAATATCAAGGCTATACAGCTCAATTTGTGAGGTCAGACGATGAATTTACTATCTGTCAAGTAGGTGGTATGTATTCAGACGGAAGTACATACAATCAGGCTACTTATACAAGTCAAATTAAGTCAGCATTACAACAAGGTAAAAGGGCTCACTCTTACATATGGTTACAAACTGGAACAAATGCTAACTTAGCGGTTAAATGTGTGGAGAATTTCCTACCTACTATTCAAAATGCAGCTCCAAAGGGCTCTATTATTGCGTTAGATTGTGAAGCTGGTTATAGTGCAAATACTAAAGATGCTAACACAAACGCAGTTATTAAAGCTATGGATAGGGTTAAACAAGCGGGCTATACACCAGTATTCTATTCATACAAAGCATATGCTTTAGAACATTTTAATATGGGTGATATTCTTAAGGCTTATCCAGACAGTTTCTGGGTTGCTGGTTATCCTTACACTAATGGTATTTATCCAGCTCCCTTTGAATATTTCCCAAGTACAGACGGTGTATGTATTTGGCAATTTTCCGATAATGGAGACGGTACTATTAAGAATTTAGATTATAACATTGATTTAACAGGTATCACTAAAAAGGGCTATACAACAAGCAACGAACCTACAACACAAACTCCAGTAGTTGAAGAAGTAGAAAAAGAAGAAACTGTAACTAATACTAATGAAGATTACGCACAAAAAGGGACATTTACAGCAAACACAACCTTAAACATTAGAACAGCCCCTTCAACTAGTGCTAGTGTCGTTGGTACTTATGCACCTGGAGAAAGTCTAGTGTACGATCATGTTTACATTAAAGGTAAATATGTATGGTTGCGTTATATGAGTTACAGCGGAAGTTATCATTACGTTTGTGCTGGTATTCTTGGTGGAGATGAATACGGTACAAGAAAAGCATATTCCACTACTACTGTAACAAAGACATATACTGTAAAGAGTGGCGATACATTGAGTAGCATTGCAAATAAATTAGGTGTTTCAGTATCTTATTTACAAAGTAAGAATAACATTAGTAACGCTAACTTGATTTATGCTGGACAATCCCTAAACTATTAAAAATGCAAAGAGAAATCGTTATAGTAGTATAATCACTCCTTGTAAATAACTTAGGTACTAAAGAGCTATCCATATTGGGTAGCTTTTTTTGTTGCCTTATGCTATTATAATGTTATCCTATATAATAATTTTTCTCTTGAGTGGGTTTAATACCCGCTCTTTTTTTATGCTATTATATCTTTATGGAGGTTGTTTTATGGCAATTATTAAAAAAGATAACCTCTTTATAGTTCGTATTAGTTACAAGAAAGGCGGTAAATACCATACTAAGTATAAAAGTGGTTTCACTACTAGAGAGCAAGCCGAAGAATACGCACAATATTTTAAAAAATATTTAAGAGAACCTGTACAGGACAAAAATAATAAAGAAACAAAAGTAACACTATATCATTATTTTTACGAATGGTATTCAACATTTATTGAACCTAAAATAACATATAATACTAAAAGGCACTATAAAACTGTATTAAAAATAATCAAGGTCTATTTTAAAAATAAGAAACTTTGTGAAGTAACTAGAACAGATTACCAAAAATTTATAAATTGGTATGGTAGCAATCATGTTAAAGCTACAGTTAATAAAATGCACTACCATATTAAAGCAATGGTTAATAATGCTATTTTAGATGGAGTACTAACCAAAGACTTTACCCAAAGTATTAATATTGTATATAGTGATAAGAATAAGAAAAGTGTTGACTATCTTAATTTAAAGGAAATAAAAACTATTATTAAGTATCTTTTTAATAGTATTGATACTAATAAGAGAACTAATAATACTTATATCTTTCTTTTAACGGGTTTTCTTACTGGTATGAGATTAGGGGAAATACAAGCCCTTACATGGAATGATGTTAATTTTGATACATGTAAAATAGATATTAATAAAAGTTGGGATTGTTATAACTATAAATTTAAAAAAACTAAGACTAAAGCAAGCAATAGAGTAATTGTTATACCTAATAATCTAGCAAAGATACTTAAACATAAAAAAGAAACTGATAAACCTAATAGCCGGAATTTAATATTCTATAATGGTGGCGCTCGATGTGTTCCAGAGAGTTCAAACATAAATAGAGCTCTAAGGAGACTTTTTAAACGTTTAAATATTAATAGAAAAAACTATCATTTCCATAGTGTTAGACATTCTTTTGTTGCTTTGACATATAGTCTTGGTATAGATATGTACGCAATCTCAAGACACTTAGGGCACGCTAACATTACTATCACTATGAATACTTATTCCTACTTGTTAGAAGAATTTAAAGAGGAACAAGAACACAATCTTGTAAATAGCCTTACAAAAATTTACAAATAATCTTTTATAAAAATTGATATTGGGGTGTTTTTGAGTGTCAGCATATGGTGCTCGTCCATTGCAACGGTTTATTACAACTAACATTGAGACTCCATTGGCTAAGGAGATTATTGCGGGTAAAGTTCAGCCTAATTCAAAGGTTATGATTTCATTAGATGATGATCAACATTTAACTTTTAAGGATTTAAAAGCAGAATAATTGATAGTTGATCTATATAATTGAATTTCAATGACAACCAACATAGAATGTTGACGTAATAATAAATGTTAGGGGTCGATTGAAATGACAGTAGATGAAATGATTAATGATGTTTTAGATAGTGAAAATGTTAACAAATTAACATTTCATTTGTGTGATACTAATAATCGTCATACAGATCTAAATACACATGATTATTTGCAACAAATGTATCAACTATTAAAAAATGTACGTTCTGAGTTACAAACAGAAATCAAGGAAGATGATGCTCAAAGTGCGAAGGATCAAATTGATCAACTAGATGCGATCGATCAATATCTAAATAAGTATCGTGATTTTAATAATTATGATAGTAAAGATGATGATGTGAAGCATGTGGTAATTGAGACCATTAAATTATGTAATGATGTAGATCCATCACATTCAACAAATATTTTCCCAGATTCAATTTACTTAGAAAGTATTAAATAAATTTAAATTAAGAGGCTATGATTAAAAATCATAGCCTCTTAATTTGATTATTTACTTTTATTATTTTCTTTTGTTTTAGGTGCTTTGATGAAAAGTGTGATGATATTAACTAAAATCCATCCCGCAATCATAGGAAATACACCACTCATAACAGGATCAAATGATGCGCCATCTAAGGCTGAAATGATGTATCCAAAAACTTCACCATAAATTAAACACCAGAATAGAATTGTAAGTTGTTTAGCCATTCTGAACACCTCTTTAATAGTAGTCTAGTATAGTTTAATTTTTTTTTCAAATATAAATTTAAAAGAATTCTAGGTGATTTGATATAATATAGGTATTAATTGATGATTTTGAAAGGAGGTATTGAATTTGTTTAGTCCGCTTCAAGTTATTAGTAGTTACAGTTTACTTCAAAGTACGTTGAAAATAGATGATTTTGTCCGTCGTGGAAAAGAATTAGGATATGAAGCATTAGCTTTAACCGATAATAATGTAATGTATGGTGTGCTTGATTTTTATCATGCATGTCAAAAGTATGGGGTTAAGCCGCTGATTGGTTTGACATTAAAGTTAAATGGTAAAGATCAAGATGAAAATGAATTAATTTTGATTGCTAAAAATCGTAATGGATATCAAAATTTATTAAAAATTTCATCAGCTAAAATGTCTAAAGAAGGTTTTGAAGCTGGTGATGCTCCAATTAATTTATCTGAAATTAAGAATTTTACTGCGGATATCATTGCAATTGTCCCTGAAAATTCTAAGGTTGATAAATCAATAATGAGTCATCAATTTGAACAGGCAAAAAATGAATTGAATGCACTCATTTCTTTGTTTAGTCAATCAAATGTATTTTTGGGCGTAAATGAATTTATGGATGATAATTTAATTTATAATTTACGACAATTACAGAACCAAGTCCAAGTTCCTTTAATTGCGACTTCATTTGTAAAATATTTAAAAGCTGAAGAAAAGTTCAATGTAGAAGTATTGAAGTGTATTGGTAAAACTTCAAAGTTATCAGATGAACAATTAGCAGTACCTCAAAACGGAAAACATTTTCTAAAGAGTCCAGAAGAATTCATGAAATTATATGTGGATTCAGGACTAAAAGATGCATATGAGCAAAATTGCGAGGTAGTTGATGAAATTAATGTGGAATTAGATTTTCCCAAAACTCAACTACCACATTATCCAACTCCAAATGGAGTATCTTCGGAATCATATTTAAAGAATCTTTGTCAAAGGGGATTGCAAAAGCGAATTCAACATGAAAAGATTCAAAATTCAAATGTATATCAGGAACGATTAAACCATGAATTAGAAGTCATTCATCGAATGGGATTTGATGATTATTTCTTAATTGTGTGGGATGTAACTAATTTTTCACATAAAAATAATATCTTAGTTGGTCCAGGAAGAGGATCAGCTGCAGGTTCATTAGTTGCGTATGTTTTATACATTACTGATGTTGAT from Ligilactobacillus cholophilus harbors:
- a CDS encoding phage tail domain-containing protein — its product is MKLSDLWLKVKVGNSEEIDISNVTPNLQFIELTTSPAFSNTYQNITGVNGSIYTASQFDKTTVNVKLWVQFKSWEDLDLAKHDIYNFFMTKEILRVRCNTAPNKVYYCRAMPFSIEPTKVGSGGAVFTIPLDNPSGLCYSILNSDEVSNLEKGSNWSYGMNIPDDKELTYHFINKGSFNVYNPSDIAINPYLQNDKLTIQIKFTGNNITIKNTTNGSNWTYNKSGNGKDIILLNGVNSSINGSPCSKDTNFGHIQLEKGDNNITISGANTSDITFSFPFAYIA
- a CDS encoding phage tail protein, producing MKDKLVIKNNEYQEPLNSVLADSFQETITVNQAWQLQFNAYDDGSVAFSLLQAQNSILWKGQEFIIKQSQPTYANSLNTTQVTATHIGYDVSRVFQHNSNSGTKTYSVNDVLSYYLSGNSFGYSWEVIGNFDKQQIDNLGNSNGQDMLSKITSTWSNAVITFDNKKIKVYNADDFYKDNSKVITYLGNSNSIQLTYDSTSLVNKLYCVSDGNSTEENSKPPFNPFYVQDDASIKKYGIYEGNTLSDNRFTDANSMREYAKTQLQPEPSLSIQVQFLNGTKGYNIGDICTLIIPELDLKTKVKVTQVTLYPLSDNAQNQAQLENTAKTILNYNESLHNYTKAQATIQSNVSTSISNAIQSNQEEINKINESLKQSSQTVTNDYGSIIYTLNNGVVYVNATFTNIVKNTTFNVPSGYGSKTTINNSLIVNSSGTNYILNYSISDTTLTITNISDLAGNAVAKITSCTANFNYLI
- a CDS encoding XkdX family protein yields the protein MFEMIKNFYNLGLYTPTDLDLFVSVGYITPEQKEEIINPPKVEESTK
- a CDS encoding glycoside hydrolase family 113, with product MKNLTLLNDNTNIKLNDTGTVIQFKASNEGQPVGLSNGQNAVFRIKNELGFLKSVQATTSYGGYVFELDTSNLSDLVPDTYQVELLVQVDSDNALIFPDNGFIDFTITKNALNIIGEQLPVMSLDDFTKQFDNYVQSVKQGPQGPQGVQGPKGDKGDKGNAGAITTVKSVKSLLDLFSKYYQIDASRASVGTGDYNYYDKNNLTLYNYQYNGETVAYYPYNSGSGSSATLSPIPLDKGCQNSGIQIDFDLVTTADGGTFTVVLPDFPSVILPVNEIKQGTNHYSFFAQTGSVPSSAYFVNMGLKLSNYTGQLGIKNLVVRVNNAFVDYEKTYDAMIKNINSSINGKADTDELDLFDSGLFDSIKPYLTEKDNLSNSIEQALHETITNTNDLINATNNNLSKFASSSMVMSPTNVKGGNVSAFGDMDYNEIQNQGEALNLNTITVSLLVRCDSATSSTLTVTDDDWAKVKADVAALKQRGFKILIQPYPYIANGSVAEVDWNPSDITTWFNQYSEILQQIAEYAQSEKLYGMYVATNLVHLEQYEDKWVSIIQNVKKTYSGKVFFRTNWWKTASWAPETVTAYQATLNRTFWQYVDVIAIAAYFEVTDEQNPGSETLQKELHATEIYDRKQDIVTEIKNFHDKWNKPVFFGELGLPPYSNAPSKPYDNQMDKTSKYSEVVQSNWFDAWYTVFSQFDWWLGYSIFEIGSNSSYNPYGKMASSTIRMQVFGGENKPTSMISKDVPNVPTKGDIWFVSDDSNNITAIKSWNGTEWVQFNLKLN
- a CDS encoding GH25 family lysozyme — its product is MLKDKLKRLSLGLATVFTAVGIGVSASADSVRSYGTDLSKYQGYTAQFVRSDDEFTICQVGGMYSDGSTYNQATYTSQIKSALQQGKRAHSYIWLQTGTNANLAVKCVENFLPTIQNAAPKGSIIALDCEAGYSANTKDANTNAVIKAMDRVKQAGYTPVFYSYKAYALEHFNMGDILKAYPDSFWVAGYPYTNGIYPAPFEYFPSTDGVCIWQFSDNGDGTIKNLDYNIDLTGITKKGYTTSNEPTTQTPVVEEVEKEETVTNTNEDYAQKGTFTANTTLNIRTAPSTSASVVGTYAPGESLVYDHVYIKGKYVWLRYMSYSGSYHYVCAGILGGDEYGTRKAYSTTTVTKTYTVKSGDTLSSIANKLGVSVSYLQSKNNISNANLIYAGQSLNY
- a CDS encoding tyrosine-type recombinase/integrase translates to MAIIKKDNLFIVRISYKKGGKYHTKYKSGFTTREQAEEYAQYFKKYLREPVQDKNNKETKVTLYHYFYEWYSTFIEPKITYNTKRHYKTVLKIIKVYFKNKKLCEVTRTDYQKFINWYGSNHVKATVNKMHYHIKAMVNNAILDGVLTKDFTQSINIVYSDKNKKSVDYLNLKEIKTIIKYLFNSIDTNKRTNNTYIFLLTGFLTGMRLGEIQALTWNDVNFDTCKIDINKSWDCYNYKFKKTKTKASNRVIVIPNNLAKILKHKKETDKPNSRNLIFYNGGARCVPESSNINRALRRLFKRLNINRKNYHFHSVRHSFVALTYSLGIDMYAISRHLGHANITITMNTYSYLLEEFKEEQEHNLVNSLTKIYK
- a CDS encoding YjzD family protein, producing MAKQLTILFWCLIYGEVFGYIISALDGASFDPVMSGVFPMIAGWILVNIITLFIKAPKTKENNKSK